The following coding sequences lie in one Arabidopsis thaliana chromosome 3, partial sequence genomic window:
- a CDS encoding uncharacterized protein (unknown protein; Has 35333 Blast hits to 34131 proteins in 2444 species: Archae - 798; Bacteria - 22429; Metazoa - 974; Fungi - 991; Plants - 531; Viruses - 0; Other Eukaryotes - 9610 (source: NCBI BLink).), whose translation MCMFCGLYLWSLTHTLCKSNNDKSISLLSFWFRGFIHRMFMLEVKTKKIILNGMIHISVFSPHVLYI comes from the coding sequence ATGTGCATGTTTTGTGGTCTATACTTGTGGAGTCTCACCCACACACTTTGCAAATCAAACAATGATAAATCCATTTCattactctctttttggttcagAGGGTTCATACACCGAATGTTCATGCTCGAGGtcaaaacgaagaagataaTTCTTAATGGCATGATTCATATATCTGTTTTCTCTCCTCACGTACtgtacatataa
- a CDS encoding Sec14p-like phosphatidylinositol transfer family protein (Sec14p-like phosphatidylinositol transfer family protein; CONTAINS InterPro DOMAIN/s: Cellular retinaldehyde-binding/triple function, C-terminal (InterPro:IPR001251), Phosphatidylinositol transfer protein-like, N-terminal (InterPro:IPR011074); BEST Arabidopsis thaliana protein match is: Sec14p-like phosphatidylinositol transfer family protein (TAIR:AT1G05370.1); Has 1605 Blast hits to 1605 proteins in 218 species: Archae - 0; Bacteria - 0; Metazoa - 291; Fungi - 365; Plants - 752; Viruses - 0; Other Eukaryotes - 197 (source: NCBI BLink).) yields MGKKDEKVEAVLRLVKKQSPLTFKQEKFCNRECVERFLKVKGDNVKKAAKQLSSCLSWRQNFDIERLGAEEFSTELSDGVAYISGHDRESRPVIIFRFKHDYQKLHTQKQFTRLVAFTIETAISSMSRNTEQSFVLLFDASFFRSSSAFANLLLATLKIIADNYPCRLYKAFIIDPPSFFSYLWKGVRPFVELSTATMILSSLDYDEPLDITHVSSNPRSTSLRFDASSIKSTASIGSASSRFAFTVSQNSLKPWYLSFTDTSPYNPAVSSSAAAPVSPLSARSLPFASPAVRGFKDAKPAACRKSLFPSTPLPEKTKTVSYRKTPRPSFFQSPAMFFRRENNVGGGGEKSREAFVPYLKFYRRPYDETAYRSKLRGPRGFLSVVSSHRRSRHVSLSQRF; encoded by the exons atggggaagaaagatgagaaagtCGAAGCTGTTCTTCGCTTGGTCAAGAAACAATCTCCACTCACTTTTAAACAA GAGAAGTTCTGTAACAGAGAGTGTGTTGAGAGATTCTTGAAGGTGAAAGGAGATAATGTGAAAAAAGCAGCGAAACAACTCAGTTCATGTCTTTCTTGGAGACAAAATTTCGATATTG AGCGATTGGGAGCAGAGGAGTTCTCGACGGAACTTAGCGACGGTGTAGCTTACATCTCCGGCCACGACAGAGAATCAAGACCCGTTATT ATTTTCCGTTTTAAGCATGATTATCAGAAGCTGCATACCCAAAAACa ATTTACGCGTTTGGTAGCGTTCACGATTGAGACTGCGATTTCAAGCATGTCCAGAAACACGGAACAGagctttgttcttctctttgatgCAA gcTTTTTCAGATCATCCTCTGCATTTGCGAATTTGCTTTTGGCGACCCTAAAAATCATCGCAGATAATTACCCATGCCGACTTTACAAAGCCTTTATCATCGACCCTCcctcttttttctcttaccTTTGGAAG GGTGTTCGTCCTTTTGTGGAGCTCTCAACGGCCACGATGATACTGTCGTCTCTAGACTACGACGAACCGCTAGATATCACCCACGTGTCATCAAATCCTCGATCAACATCTTTAAGATTCGACGCATCGTCGATTAAATCAACGGCCTCGATTGGTTCAGCTTCTTCAAGATTCGCTTTCACAGTCTCTCAGAACTCGTTGAAGCCGTGGTATCTTTCCTTCACCGACACGTCACCTTATAACCCCGCCGTCTCATCCTCCGCCGCTGCTCCTGTTTCTCCTCTCAGTGCACGGTCGTTACCCTTCGCGTCTCCGGCGGTGCGTGGTTTCAAAGACGCGAAACCAGCCGCATGCAGAAAGAGTCTGTTTCCATCGACGCCGTTGCCGGAGAAGACAAAGACGGTTTCGTATCGGAAAACTCCACGTCCTTCGTTCTTTCAGTCGCCGGCGATGTTCTTTCGTCGGGAGAACAATGTCGGTGGAGGAGGCGAGAAGTCACGTGAAGCGTTTGTACCGTATCTGAAGTTTTACCGGAGACCGTACGATGAGACTGCGTATAGGTCTAAGTTACGTGGTCCACGTGGATTTCTGTCGGTCGTGTCTTCTCACAGAAGATCTCGCCACGTGTCTTTATCTCAACGGTTCTGA